One window of the Rhizobiaceae bacterium genome contains the following:
- a CDS encoding gamma-glutamyl-gamma-aminobutyrate hydrolase family protein translates to MSQPIVAVSTDTRHFENYTWHAAPQQYLEAAITGADVIPLLVPSFGDRLDLDAVLDRVDGVLLTGSKSNVDPALYGGDASEANGPYDTARDSTTLPMIRKAIARGIPLLAICRGIQELNVALGGTLATEIQERDGSMDHRAPVSDNQDERFAIRQVVTIAPGSCLAGIFGAGDIMVNSVHRQAVDRLGSRLQVEALAPDGTVEAVSVKDARGFAVGVQWHPEYWVKSDSESQKIFRAFGEAARAYARTRNALPQAAE, encoded by the coding sequence ATGTCGCAGCCCATCGTCGCCGTTTCGACGGACACCAGGCATTTCGAGAATTACACCTGGCACGCCGCGCCTCAGCAATATCTCGAGGCGGCGATTACCGGCGCGGACGTGATCCCCCTTCTCGTTCCCTCCTTCGGCGACCGGCTCGACCTCGACGCCGTTCTCGACCGCGTCGACGGCGTCCTGCTCACCGGCTCGAAATCGAATGTCGATCCGGCGCTCTATGGCGGCGACGCCAGCGAAGCGAACGGCCCTTACGATACCGCGCGCGATTCGACCACGCTGCCGATGATCCGCAAGGCGATCGCGCGCGGCATCCCGCTGCTCGCCATCTGCCGCGGCATACAGGAACTCAACGTCGCGCTGGGCGGCACGCTGGCCACCGAGATACAGGAGCGTGACGGATCGATGGATCATCGCGCGCCCGTCAGCGACAATCAGGATGAGCGCTTCGCCATAAGACAGGTCGTGACCATCGCGCCGGGCAGTTGCCTCGCCGGCATTTTCGGCGCGGGCGACATCATGGTGAATTCCGTTCACCGGCAGGCTGTGGATAGGCTCGGGTCGCGGCTTCAGGTCGAGGCTCTCGCTCCCGACGGAACGGTCGAGGCGGTTTCCGTCAAGGACGCGCGCGGCTTCGCCGTCGGCGTCCAGTGGCATCCGGAATACTGGGTGAAGTCCGACAGCGAATCGCAGAAGATTTTCCGAGCCTTCGGCGAGGCGGCGCGCGCCTACGCCCGCACCCGAAACGCGCTGCCGCAGGCGGCCGAGTAG